A genomic window from Euleptes europaea isolate rEulEur1 chromosome 9, rEulEur1.hap1, whole genome shotgun sequence includes:
- the EGR4 gene encoding early growth response protein 4 gives MGATMNPDIADYYFFAGQPSPPLSYTGSFFIKTEQCQDQESLFNLMSGILGLSPFSEGHQRQQLEAGYGIPKAIQNHLDLYSTCQPELNISVQPSLAGQGYPDFSGSESIQPVQTSPHVGDSSQCLFNNKLLDSKQGIKLSSLSPSLEKFKAPCSHWDPLHQNYLPTEYPSRETFPPLETGQAIQLGSKTENPLSISCQAELGSLSQQAGSFGHGLDFGCPPESFPSHGQLPSDFVETKIPNLPPQLLQEFESSLSRPEVMPNLMHPNEQRLHANDSPSLVSMADFNLALSAVPSAGALGPGNPSVRAEPKKKPRRGKCSSKCYCSRPHEKAFACPVESCIRSFARSDELNRHLRIHTGHKPFQCRICLRNFSRSDHLTTHIRTHTGEKPFSCDDCGRRFARSDEKKRHSKVHLKQKARTEEKLKGLGFYALGLSFGTL, from the coding sequence ATGGGAGCAACGATGAACCCTGACATTGCTGACTACTACTTCTTTGCCGGGCAGCCCTCCCCGCCTCTCAGTTACACGGGCAGTTTCTTCATCAAGACGGAACAGTGCCAGGATCAAGAGTCCCTCTTCAACCTGATGTCAGGGATCCTCGGCCTTTCCCCGTTCTCCGAAGGCCACCAGAGGCAACAGCTGGAGGCCGGCTACGGCATCCCCAAGGCGATCCAGAATCACCTGGACCTCTATTCCACCTGCCAGCCTGAGCTGAATATCTCCGTACAGCCGTCCTTAGCGGGTCAAGGCTACCCTGACTTCTCCGGCTCAGAGAGCATCCAGCCGGTCCAAACGTCCCCTCATGTGGGCGATTCGTCCCAATGCCTGTTTAACAATAAACTGTTGGACAGTAAACAGGGCATCAAGctgtcttccctctccccctccctggaaaAGTTCAAGGCCCCCTGCTCCCACTGGGATCCTCTCCACCAGAATTATTTGCCCACAGAGTACCCTTCTCGGGAGACCTTTCCTCCCCTAGAAACAGGCCAAGCGATCCAGCTGGGCTCCAAAACAGAAAACCCCCTGTCCATCAGCTGCCAGGCAGaactgggcagcctctcccaacAGGCTGGGTCCTTTGGGCATGGCCTGGATTTTGGCTGTCCCCCAGAAAGCTTCCCCAGCCATGGCCAACTCCCCAGTGACTTTGTAGAGACCAAGATCCCCAACCTTCCACCTCAGCTCCTCCAAGAATTCGAGTCTTCCTTATCTCGGCCGGAGGTCATGCCAAACTTGATGCACCCCAACGAGCAGAGGCTGCACGCCAATGATTCCCCGTCACTGGTCTCCATGGCGGACTTTAACCTGGCCCTTTCCGCTGTTCCCTCGGCCGGCGCTTTAGGGCCCGGCAATCCCAGCGTCCGAGCTGAGCCAAAGAAGAAACCCCGCCGAGGGAAGTGTTCCTCCAAATGCTACTGCTCCAGGCCCCACGAGAAGGCCTTCGCCTGCCCGGTGGAGAGCTGCATCCGGAGCTTTGCCAGGTCCGACGAGCTGAACCGACACCTTCGCATCCACACGGGCCACAAACCCTTCCAGTGCCGCATCTGCCTGAGGAACTTCAGCCGCAGCGACCACCTGACCACCCACATCAGgacccacacgggggagaagcccttCTCCTGCGACGACTGCGGCCGGCGGTTCGCCCGCAGCGACGAGAAGAAAAGGCACAGCAAGGTGCACCTGAAGCAGAAAGCCCGGACGGAGGAGAAGCTGAAAGGCCTCGGGTTCTACGCCCTGGGCCTGTCATTTGGGACCCTCTAA